The Ornithinibacillus sp. 4-3 region ATAAGGAGCGATAAAGTCCGTTAAATATTTCCCTTCTAAATCACTTCCATCTCCTGTATAACCGAATCCTTTCATTCCTTGTATGTATCCTTGTTGCTCAGCTTCTGTCAAAGTATTCCATACATCCTTTGCAAAATCATTATCTGCTTCTGTAATTTCCACAGTTTCAGTTTTCTCTAAACTGTTATATAATATCTTTTCTAAAGCACGATTTGGAATGTACTCCGAACAAGCATTATGGAAGTTAATCGACAATTCTGTTTCTGTCATTATTGCTGCACCTTCAGCAACCTTACAAACACGTTCATAAATATGTTGCACTTGAGTACTCTTTGGAGCACGAATCATATATAATACTTCAGCTGTATCTTGAACCACATTCGGCGAAACCCCACCTGTATCTGTCACCGCATAATGCATGCGCGCTTCTGATGTAATATGCTCTCTTAAATAATTAGCCCCAACATTCATAATCTCTACTGCGTCTAGTGCACTTCTTCCTAATTCAGGTGAGATTGCTGCATGAGAGGAAGTTCCTTTAAATTTAAATTTTACCTGACAATAAGCCAAGCTCGTTAGACTCATAATTCCATTTACTGAAGATGGATGCCAGGTTAACGCAGCATCTACTCCGTTAAACAAACCATCACGTACCATAAATGTTTTTCCAGATCCGCCTTCTTCTGCAGGACAACCAAAATATTTAACTGTTCCAGGTAGATTATTTTCTTGCAAGTATTTTTTTACTGCACAAGCAGCAGCAAATGCTCCTGTTCCTAATAAATTATGACCACAGGCATGTCCAGCTTTCTCTGATCTTTCATATGCTAAATTAAATGCTTCTTGATTCAATCCTGGTAATGCATCATATTCACCGATAAATCCGATAACTGGAGAGCCGCTTCCATATGTTGCTATAAACGCTGTTTCCATATTTGCCACATTGCGCTCCACTGTAAAACCAGCTTCCTCACATTGTTTTGCTAAATAATCAGAGGATATAAATTCCGCAAATTTTGTTTCTGGATTTTCAAAAATAAACTTACTAATGTCTTTAAACTTTTCCTGATTGTCATTTAGAAAATGCCTCACATCTTTTTGCGATGTCATCAAATCCCTCTTTTCTTAAACCAATATAGGATATAAGTCGCTCCCCTCAAGCTTGGAAAGCGACTTATATCTCTGACCTATTTCTAAAACTTTATTCTGTGACACTCACATTCCAAAAAATCGGACCTGAAAATGCTGTCATTCCTTCAACATTACTTCTTGCAGCATCAAAACGATTATTACCACCTAATTGAACAACTGGTAAAAGTTCTTCCCAAGCATAAAGCTGTAACTCATCCCAAAGTTCTTGAGCTTCTTCTAAAGTTGTTGCCGTTTCAATTTCTGACATTAAATCAGTAACTTTTGAATCGTCAAAGCCTGCACCCCATGTCGGACTTAAAACAACTAATTGTGGTGGAGTACTTACCGTTTGTGATGAAGAAACAAATATATCCCACTCATTTGTTGCATTTGACTGCATCTCTAATGCAGTTGGCCAATCGTAAATCTCTAAAGATGCATTCATACCAATATTCTTCAATTGCTCTTGCACAACTACTCCAATATTATATAAGTGATCATAATCTCTTGTCGTTAAAATTCTTACTTCTTCTCCATTATAACCAGCTTCTTCTAATATTTCTTGTGCTTTTTCAGGATCATTCTGATTATAATATTCACTTCCAGCTGTGCTAGCCCAATTCGTTAATGCGACATCCATATATCCTGAATCTAGCCAATATAAATCTGGATTATGAAAAGCCGCTAACATAATCTCTTCACTATCTAAAGCAGTATTAATTGCTTCACGTATTTTAAAATCTGATGCAACACCTTCTACTGTGTTAAAAGCAATTAAATCATTTGCAGAAGGTGAAATAACTGCTTGTAAATCTGGGTTTTCTAATAGTTCCTCATAGTAATCAAATGACAGACCATATGCAAAATCATATTCACCTGTCTGTAATCCTGCTAGACGTGTCGTTGTATCTTGAACAATATGGAAGTATAAGTCTTCAAACAATACTTCCTTCTTTCCAATTAGTCCATCCGCTTCTCCCTCAGCAGATTGGTAGTCAGCAAATTTTTTCAAATGAATATATTGATCTTGTCTCCATTCTTCAAATTGAAAAGGCCCTGTCCCAATGTATTCTTCGACACCTTCATCTGGAGCAGCTTCCACTATTTCTTTAGGCATAATTGCTGCAGATTGCTTAGATGAAGCCAAAGTATCTAAAGTTAATGCGGAAGGTTGTTTCAGTTCCAACACAACCTTATAATCATCTTCCGCTGTCCATGTTGCACCATCAAAAATATTTCCAGTAATCGAGGATTTTTCTAGCCAACGATTCATTGATGCTACAACATCCTCTGCCACCATTTCTTTATCATTATGAAACATTACACCTTCTCGCAAATGGAAAGTGTACACCTTACCATCATCACTCACTTCTATTTCTTCTGCTAATTGTGGCACAGCCTGATAATCAGAATCTGTTGATACCAATGTTTCAAAAATTAAACGGCCAATATCACGCGTTACTGATGCTGTACTAATTGGCTGATCGAGTGTTGGAGGCTGCGAGTTTAATGCGACATTAAAAACTTCCTTTTTCTCTTCACTTGGATTGCCGTTATTATCTTCTTCTGTATTTGAACTACAACCTACTAATGCGACTATACCTACCAGGAAAATTAATGTGACTATACACTTAAATTTTTTCATTTTTGTACGCTCCTAATTGTGATAATTTATGTGTAAAACAAATCTCAAAACAGTATATCATACATTTCCGACAAAATAACTATGAATTGCTTTTGTTTTATTTTTTTAGATAATGGTAGATATATTTTATGAATTGGCTTAAAAAACATGCAGTAGGTATCAAGAATACTCTCCCACTGCATGAAATATTATTTTATCAATTTTCGATCGTTGCATTCCAGAAGATTGGACCTGTTAATGTTTCGATTCCTTGCACCTTATTGTTAGCTCCATATAAATTATTATAACCGCCTAACATTGTTATAGGTAAATGCTCTTCCCAAGCATATTGTTGTAATTCCTCCCATAACACTTGTGCCTCTTCTAAGGTAGATGCATCTTCAATTTGATCTTTTAACCCTAAAATAGTTTCGTTTCTCTTTCCACCTGCAAACGATGGACTAATATACAATAGTTGCGAAGGTGTAGTTACTATGGATGAACCGATAACAGAAGCATCCCATTCAGTTGGTTGCTCTTGCTTCTCTAATAAAGTTGGCCAGTCATATATTTCTAATTTCACATTGACACCAATTGCTTTTAGTTGTTCTTCCATCACTACCGCAATATTATAAAATTGAGGATAATCTCTTGTTGTTAATACCCGTAATTCTTCGTTATTGTAATCAGATTCTTCTAATAATTGTTTAGCTTTATCTAGATCATGTTGGTTATAGAATTCTTTACCTGCATCAGTAGCCCAGTTAGTTACCGTTTTGGTCATATAACTCGGGTGCAGCCAGTATAAATCTTCATCAACAAATGCTGCAAACATCATTTGTTCTACATCATACGCAGCATTTAGTGCTTGTCTGAATTTTAGATTCGATGAAATTCCTTCATTTTCATTATATACAATTAATGTTTCCCCATAAGTATCAAATACCGGATAAACATTCGTCTCATTTTTCAATTGATCATAGCTATCAAATGGCACTGTATAAATAAGGTCATATTCACCTGTTTGTAAACCCGTATATCTCGTAGAAGAATCTGTTACGATATAAAGATAAATATCATCTATATTAGCAATTTTTTCTCCTGCTAAACCATCTGCAGGTTCATCTACAGGTTGATAATCTTCATTTTTTGTAAAGTGAATATACTGATCTTGTTTCCAATCTACGAACTTGTACGGGCCCGTACCAATATATTCTTTTACTCCATCAGCATCTGCTTCATCTACAATTTCTTTTGGCATAATTGCAGCTGCCATTTTTTGAGATGCCATTGTGTCTAGTACAAACACAGATGGAGATTCTAATTGAAGCACAACAGTATAATCACCATCAGCTTCCCAGGTTGCTCCCTCAAACATTGAACCAGTCACAGAAGATTTTTCTACCCATCTCTCCATGGAAGCGATTACATCTTCGGCCAGCATTTCATCACCATTATGAAATTTAACTCCCTCTCGTAATTTAAATGTATAAATCTTATTATCATCACTAACGTCTACAGATTCCGCTAACATCGGAACAGCCTTATACTCAGAATCTGTAGTAACCAATGTTTCATACATTAATCTCGCCGCATCACGTGTTACTGTCGCTGTACTTGTCGGTTGATCCAGTGTTGGAGGCTGCGTTGGTAAAGCAACCTTCAATACTGAATTCTCCGACTGATTTCCACTTTCTTCATTTTCATCTGTAGCTCCTGAAGGATTACTCGAACTACATCCAACCACCATTAATAATGCAGATATTAAAACTGCAAGGAACGGAATCAGTCTTTTCATTTCTATCTCCCCTATCAAATATAAGCCGATTCTTAATAAGTAAGTGCTTTACGATCTTTCGGATCAATCTTACTGTCTGTACGCCAATTTGTTACTGGAGGAACAATATCCGTAATCGGATCAATTAATGCATTTAAAAATACTGGACCATCTTGCTCTATTGCCCATTTAATTCCTTCTTCTAATTTTTCATCACTATCAATTGTTATACTCTTAATTCCAAACCCTTCTGCAATTTTTTCTCCATCAATTGCCGCGAAGTCTACCGCAATATATTTCTCATCATAATAAAGCTGATGAAGCTTTTTAATCCATCCATAACTATTATTTTGGAATAAGATGAACACGATTGATAGATTCAATCTTTTCGCTGTCTCTAATTCTCCAACAGACATTGCAAAGCTTCCATCTCCAAACAAAGAAAATACCTTTGAATCAGGACTAGCAACTTTAGCACCAATTGATGCAGAAAGCGCATAACCTAGGTTCCCATGTCCACGATCAAATACAACTGTTCTTCCTGCTTTTTTCGTCTTAAA contains the following coding sequences:
- a CDS encoding amidohydrolase — its product is MTSQKDVRHFLNDNQEKFKDISKFIFENPETKFAEFISSDYLAKQCEEAGFTVERNVANMETAFIATYGSGSPVIGFIGEYDALPGLNQEAFNLAYERSEKAGHACGHNLLGTGAFAAACAVKKYLQENNLPGTVKYFGCPAEEGGSGKTFMVRDGLFNGVDAALTWHPSSVNGIMSLTSLAYCQVKFKFKGTSSHAAISPELGRSALDAVEIMNVGANYLREHITSEARMHYAVTDTGGVSPNVVQDTAEVLYMIRAPKSTQVQHIYERVCKVAEGAAIMTETELSINFHNACSEYIPNRALEKILYNSLEKTETVEITEADNDFAKDVWNTLTEAEQQGYIQGMKGFGYTGDGSDLEGKYLTDFIAPYVESEEILFGSTDLSDVSWVVPTAKVTTATAAIGTALHTWQMTAQGLSDFANKGMLRAAEALALTGIRLFENEKALATVKQEFDLFRKQNPYTCPIPDGVEPKN
- a CDS encoding ABC transporter substrate-binding protein, with translation MKKFKCIVTLIFLVGIVALVGCSSNTEEDNNGNPSEEKKEVFNVALNSQPPTLDQPISTASVTRDIGRLIFETLVSTDSDYQAVPQLAEEIEVSDDGKVYTFHLREGVMFHNDKEMVAEDVVASMNRWLEKSSITGNIFDGATWTAEDDYKVVLELKQPSALTLDTLASSKQSAAIMPKEIVEAAPDEGVEEYIGTGPFQFEEWRQDQYIHLKKFADYQSAEGEADGLIGKKEVLFEDLYFHIVQDTTTRLAGLQTGEYDFAYGLSFDYYEELLENPDLQAVISPSANDLIAFNTVEGVASDFKIREAINTALDSEEIMLAAFHNPDLYWLDSGYMDVALTNWASTAGSEYYNQNDPEKAQEILEEAGYNGEEVRILTTRDYDHLYNIGVVVQEQLKNIGMNASLEIYDWPTALEMQSNATNEWDIFVSSSQTVSTPPQLVVLSPTWGAGFDDSKVTDLMSEIETATTLEEAQELWDELQLYAWEELLPVVQLGGNNRFDAARSNVEGMTAFSGPIFWNVSVTE
- a CDS encoding ABC transporter substrate-binding protein is translated as MKRLIPFLAVLISALLMVVGCSSSNPSGATDENEESGNQSENSVLKVALPTQPPTLDQPTSTATVTRDAARLMYETLVTTDSEYKAVPMLAESVDVSDDNKIYTFKLREGVKFHNGDEMLAEDVIASMERWVEKSSVTGSMFEGATWEADGDYTVVLQLESPSVFVLDTMASQKMAAAIMPKEIVDEADADGVKEYIGTGPYKFVDWKQDQYIHFTKNEDYQPVDEPADGLAGEKIANIDDIYLYIVTDSSTRYTGLQTGEYDLIYTVPFDSYDQLKNETNVYPVFDTYGETLIVYNENEGISSNLKFRQALNAAYDVEQMMFAAFVDEDLYWLHPSYMTKTVTNWATDAGKEFYNQHDLDKAKQLLEESDYNNEELRVLTTRDYPQFYNIAVVMEEQLKAIGVNVKLEIYDWPTLLEKQEQPTEWDASVIGSSIVTTPSQLLYISPSFAGGKRNETILGLKDQIEDASTLEEAQVLWEELQQYAWEEHLPITMLGGYNNLYGANNKVQGIETLTGPIFWNATIEN